One Cryptomeria japonica unplaced genomic scaffold, Sugi_1.0 HiC_scaffold_726, whole genome shotgun sequence genomic window carries:
- the LOC131061714 gene encoding agamous-like MADS-box protein AGL30 — protein sequence MEEVIARFAQLTPQERAKRKIESLEALKKTFKKLDHDVNIEEFLGASNQTTQELNDELRQIQLQLSNIQKKLWYFGNEPDHIATLEQAKDVEETLHEAIIQMRNRK from the exons ATGGAAGAAGTTATAGCAAGATTCGCTCAACTAACACCACAAGAAAGAGCAAAAAG GAAGATAGAAAGTCTTGAA GCACTCAAGAAAACATTTAAAAAGCTAGACCATGATGTTAATATAGAAGAATTTTTGGGAGCAAG CAACCAAACAACTCAG GAATTGAACGATGAGTTGAGGCAAATTCAACTACAACTATCTAACATACAAAAAAAGTTGTG GTATTTTGGTAATGAACCTGATCACATTGCCACCTTAGAGCAAGCGAAAGATGTGGAGGAAACCTTACATGAAGCTATTATTCAAATGCGTAACCGCAag